The genomic DNA TTGCTCTTTCACGAGCGGTGGGACGAGACGATCCGCCGGGAGCACGACCGCCACCGCGGGACGTGGCGCCGCCGGCTGAGCGCGGCGGCCTTTGCCGGCACCATGGGCGCGATGGTCCGCGAGATGGGGCGGGGCCGCCGCGCGGCGCCGGGCGCGGGCTGACGATGCGCGTGTTCTTCGTCAACAGCGGAATTCTCGGCCATGCATCCGTGGCGCGGGTGGTGGGCGGCGCGGTGGCGTCGCGCGCCGACTTCACCGCTGTCCCGCTGAACCTGAGCGAAGGTCTGACTACGCGCGAGCGCGTGGTCAGACGCGTGATGTGTGTGGGGCCCACGACGCCGGCGAGCATGGTCAGCGGTCTGACGCTTGCCCGCTGGCGACGTGAGATGTACACCGGACACCTGGCGGCGGGGCGGATCGCCCGTGCCGAGCGCGCGCACGGCGCCGCCGACGTGCTGCACTTCCACACCCAGGCCACGGCATTCGCGTCTGTGCGGCGCATGCGGCGAACGCCGTCGATTGTCTCGATCGACATCACGCAGCGGTTGGCGAGCGTCGAAGTACCGGCGGGATTCAGGCGTTGGCAGTACGCGGCATGCGCGGCCCGGGATCGCACGGTGTTCCGCGCCGCGCGCGCGATCGTGGCCACATCGCGCTGGGCGGTGGCGGATCTGGCGCGCGAGCTTCCCGAATGTGCGGACCGGGTGCATGTGATGCCGTATCCGGTGCCGCTGGATGGGTTCGATGCCGCCTGGGGGCAGGTGCGCGCGGCGCGTCAGGGACAGCCGCGCGTGCTGTTCATGGGCGGCGACTTTCCGCGCAAGGGCGGGTGGAATCTGCTGGATGCATGGCGCACGGCCAACCTCGGTGAGGTGGCGCAGTTGCGCGTGGTGACTGACTGGCCGCTGACCGCGGACAGACTCCCGCCGGGCGCGGAACTGCGCTCTGGCATCCGGTCGTACACGCCGGAATGGTTTGCGTTGTGGCGCGAGGCCGACATCTTCGTGCTACCCACGACCGGCGAGGCGTTCGGCATGGTCTTTCAAGAAGCGGCGGCGGCGGGACTGCCAAGCATCGGGACGAACCTCAATGCCATTCCCGAGCTGGTGGTGCCCGGCGAAACTGGAATGCTCGTACCGGTAGGTGATGTGCGGGCGCTGGCGGAGGCATTGCGACACCTGATCGACCGCGCCGACGTGCGGCGGGCGATGGGAGCTGCGGCGCGCCATCGCATCGAGGGCCTGTGCGCACCGAACGCGTACGCAGAGCGTCTGGTGCAACTGGTGCACGACGTCAAAGCAACCGCCGCGGCGGGCTCGGCATGACCGACGAGCGGCGCGCCGCCGCTCACAGCGATCGCTACGGCCGACCGCCGTGGCTGGAACGCGTGGGCACGCGACTCGGCCGGCTCATCGGCGACGGCCCGCTGCGCCGTGTGGTGCGGCGGTGGTACCGTCGCGCGCTCGGCCTGGTGACCGGCGGTGGCCCGCGCAGCGTGCTGCCGCACGGCGAGGTGGTGCGCATCGCGCCCGCGTTCCGGTTCATGACGTGGAATCCCGTGGAGTACGAAGCGTTCCGATCCGTGCTCCGGCCGGGGGACGCGGCGCTGGACGTAGGCGCGAATGTGGGGGCGTACGCGATCCTGTTCGGGCAATGGACAGGGGATGGGGGGCGCGTGCTAGCGTTCGAGCCGGCGCCGGCGGCGTTCGAGGGCCTGCGCCAGCACATCGTGTTGAATGGACTCGAGGCATGCGTGCGTCCGATGCAGGTCGCGGTGTCGGACGCGATCGGCGAAGCGGAGTTCGTGAGCGAAGGCGTTCAGGGGACGAATCATCTTGGAAACGCCGCCGGCGGCAAGGCGTCGGCGGTGATCCGCGTGCCGACGACGACAATCGACGAGATCTGCGGGCGGGAGGGGCTGCAGCCGCGGCTCATCAAGATCGACGTTG from Gemmatimonadaceae bacterium includes the following:
- a CDS encoding glycosyltransferase family 4 protein, encoding MRVFFVNSGILGHASVARVVGGAVASRADFTAVPLNLSEGLTTRERVVRRVMCVGPTTPASMVSGLTLARWRREMYTGHLAAGRIARAERAHGAADVLHFHTQATAFASVRRMRRTPSIVSIDITQRLASVEVPAGFRRWQYAACAARDRTVFRAARAIVATSRWAVADLARELPECADRVHVMPYPVPLDGFDAAWGQVRAARQGQPRVLFMGGDFPRKGGWNLLDAWRTANLGEVAQLRVVTDWPLTADRLPPGAELRSGIRSYTPEWFALWREADIFVLPTTGEAFGMVFQEAAAAGLPSIGTNLNAIPELVVPGETGMLVPVGDVRALAEALRHLIDRADVRRAMGAAARHRIEGLCAPNAYAERLVQLVHDVKATAAAGSA
- a CDS encoding FkbM family methyltransferase, whose product is MTDERRAAAHSDRYGRPPWLERVGTRLGRLIGDGPLRRVVRRWYRRALGLVTGGGPRSVLPHGEVVRIAPAFRFMTWNPVEYEAFRSVLRPGDAALDVGANVGAYAILFGQWTGDGGRVLAFEPAPAAFEGLRQHIVLNGLEACVRPMQVAVSDAIGEAEFVSEGVQGTNHLGNAAGGKASAVIRVPTTTIDEICGREGLQPRLIKIDVEGAEMAVLRGARATIAAMGRDAGIFVEMHPAAWRTMGLSVDDMLAELATQGLRAVPLREVSDPWALDGECMRLVRD